The proteins below are encoded in one region of Bosea sp. BIWAKO-01:
- a CDS encoding chemotaxis protein CheW — protein MTLQLGEKHFSSAQPESAVRRIVTFRVGDRTFGIDVGMVREIKGWQVTTPLPHAAPHVRGVLNLRGVILAVYDLRTSIGLGVTDATATHVIVVVDVEDKTAGLLVDSVSDIVDVPVSAVRPAPDLERDEHGLIEGLVLLDTEIVALLDLAAVIREGGAETPLARTTRAA, from the coding sequence ATGACCCTTCAACTCGGCGAAAAGCACTTCTCGTCGGCGCAGCCTGAATCAGCCGTGCGCCGTATCGTTACCTTCCGCGTCGGTGATCGGACCTTCGGCATCGATGTCGGCATGGTTCGCGAAATCAAGGGCTGGCAGGTGACCACGCCCCTGCCGCATGCGGCTCCGCATGTGCGCGGCGTACTCAATCTGCGCGGCGTCATTCTCGCGGTCTACGACCTGCGCACCTCGATCGGTCTCGGTGTCACCGATGCCACGGCAACCCATGTCATCGTCGTCGTCGATGTCGAGGACAAGACCGCCGGCCTGCTGGTCGACTCGGTCTCCGACATCGTCGATGTTCCGGTCAGCGCGGTTCGCCCGGCGCCGGATCTGGAGCGTGACGAGCATGGTCTGATCGAAGGCCTCGTGCTGCTCGACACCGAGATCGTCGCCCTGCTCGACCTCGCGGCCGTGATCCGCGAAGGCGGGGCCGAAACCCCTCTCGCTCGGACGACCCGGGCGGCTTGA
- a CDS encoding methyl-accepting chemotaxis protein codes for MGSFAGSLSRLSVRLPLMFLGAAFVSGGAIGAAAYHVAWGRLNDLAQLGLSAADIDGAVRSAIPQMLGISAVSLAAIAAVGWFAARSIYRPIVEMRDAVGLLAQGENAAIPGLARGDEIGDLARALKSIHETGVEAARIRAALDDCRTNVMVCDRQNRVVYVNKSLLKFFAEAQEDFRTAFPGCSAKDMLGRVMDAVYGDPVFGRHDVGGVRAVRYALGRRTISLSLSPVLHANGERLGTAVEWLELTDELAAANEVADVVSAAVEGDFSRRIPLAGKPEAMARIAEGLNQINTLVEGAVGEFSSVLGGLAEGDLSHRMEGDYRGGLAELKRSLNGALTHLGQTVSTIQLTAGNVSRAAIEINSGAGDLARRTEATAGNLEETAATTEELAASVKQSAARSREATQLAGEAMNVANDGRVVVSQAVGAIERIETSSVRISEIVSVIDGIAFQTNLLALNAAVEAARAGDAGKGFAVVASEVRALAQRSAQAARDIKGLIATSNEQVGEGVRFVRSTGEALERIVAAASKVSATVAEISSATAEQAHGIEEMSQTVAHMDEMTQQNSALAEQSASSAHELMAEIDRLKQLVAVFRIEEGFAAPSVHAAQTEPARLQRLAAAALVEQARVAPAVRRPEPRRPDPTKAPAVRPAPRRIANGRVDDWAEF; via the coding sequence ATGGGCAGCTTCGCCGGTTCCCTTTCGAGACTCTCGGTACGGTTGCCGCTGATGTTTCTCGGCGCGGCCTTCGTTTCGGGCGGCGCCATCGGCGCTGCCGCCTACCATGTCGCCTGGGGGCGGCTGAATGACCTTGCGCAGCTCGGGCTGAGCGCCGCCGATATCGACGGTGCCGTGCGATCGGCCATTCCGCAGATGCTGGGGATCAGCGCCGTTTCGCTGGCCGCGATCGCGGCCGTCGGCTGGTTTGCGGCGCGCTCGATCTACCGTCCCATCGTCGAGATGCGCGACGCGGTTGGCCTGTTGGCCCAGGGCGAGAACGCCGCGATTCCGGGCCTCGCCCGTGGCGACGAGATCGGCGACCTCGCCCGCGCCCTGAAGAGTATTCACGAGACCGGGGTCGAAGCCGCGCGTATCCGTGCCGCGCTCGATGACTGCCGCACCAATGTCATGGTTTGCGATCGGCAGAACCGCGTCGTCTACGTCAACAAGTCGCTGCTGAAGTTCTTTGCCGAGGCCCAGGAGGATTTTCGCACGGCCTTCCCCGGCTGCTCGGCCAAGGACATGCTTGGCCGGGTCATGGATGCCGTATACGGCGATCCGGTGTTCGGGCGGCATGATGTCGGCGGGGTCCGCGCGGTCCGCTACGCGCTCGGCCGGCGGACCATTTCGCTGTCGCTGAGCCCTGTCCTGCATGCCAATGGCGAGCGTCTCGGCACCGCCGTCGAATGGCTGGAACTGACCGACGAACTTGCCGCCGCCAACGAGGTTGCGGATGTCGTCTCGGCGGCTGTCGAGGGTGACTTCTCCCGCCGTATTCCACTCGCGGGCAAGCCGGAGGCGATGGCTCGCATTGCCGAGGGCCTGAATCAGATCAATACGCTGGTGGAAGGAGCGGTCGGCGAATTTTCGAGCGTGCTCGGTGGACTGGCTGAGGGCGACCTGAGCCACCGCATGGAGGGGGACTATCGCGGCGGCCTCGCAGAGCTGAAGCGCAGCCTGAACGGAGCACTAACCCATCTCGGCCAGACCGTCTCGACCATCCAACTGACGGCGGGCAATGTTTCGCGAGCCGCGATCGAGATCAATTCCGGCGCAGGCGACCTTGCCAGGCGGACTGAAGCGACAGCCGGCAATCTCGAGGAGACGGCTGCGACAACCGAGGAACTGGCAGCCTCCGTCAAGCAGAGCGCGGCCCGCTCCCGCGAGGCGACCCAACTGGCCGGAGAGGCCATGAATGTGGCCAATGACGGCAGGGTTGTCGTGTCGCAGGCTGTTGGCGCCATCGAACGGATCGAGACGTCCTCCGTTCGCATCTCGGAGATCGTCTCCGTGATCGACGGTATTGCGTTCCAGACCAATCTGCTGGCGCTCAACGCGGCGGTCGAGGCTGCGCGGGCCGGTGATGCCGGCAAGGGGTTTGCCGTCGTGGCCTCCGAAGTGCGCGCCCTGGCACAGCGTTCGGCTCAGGCTGCGCGGGATATCAAGGGTCTCATCGCGACCTCCAACGAGCAGGTCGGCGAGGGCGTGCGCTTCGTGCGCAGCACCGGTGAAGCCCTGGAGCGGATCGTGGCGGCTGCGAGCAAGGTCTCTGCGACCGTCGCGGAGATCTCTTCCGCGACCGCCGAGCAGGCGCATGGCATCGAGGAAATGAGCCAGACCGTCGCCCATATGGACGAGATGACCCAGCAGAACTCGGCTCTGGCGGAGCAGAGTGCGTCATCTGCACATGAACTGATGGCGGAAATCGACAGGCTGAAACAGCTTGTTGCCGTCTTCCGCATCGAGGAAGGGTTTGCTGCGCCGTCGGTTCATGCTGCGCAGACCGAGCCAGCCCGATTGCAGCGACTTGCGGCTGCCGCGCTCGTCGAGCAGGCGCGTGTCGCGCCGGCGGTCCGCCGCCCGGAGCCGCGTCGGCCGGATCCGACGAAAGCCCCGGCGGTCCGTCCCGCGCCGCGCCGCATCGCCAATGGTCGCGTCGATGATTGGGCCGAGTTCTAG
- a CDS encoding protein-glutamate O-methyltransferase CheR — translation MLAPQGLPEATLTREDMGFISKLVYEHAGIVIREHKEAMTRGRLSRRVKALGMGSVAEYCSFLKTPGAQDEIPELINAVTTNHTAFFRERHHFDHLRRDVLPRLVQERGGRRGRIRIWSSACSSGEEPYSIAAVSRDVIGSRSDLDFRILATDIDTDILNRAEAGIYPAELFERLPADVRPLLRLDGQAARGEARISDDLRRLIAFKRLNLIENWPMRGPFDAIFCRNVFIYFDTRTKATILDRFVDLLAPGGFLYLGHSESLPQPHPQLRLIGRTIYERTP, via the coding sequence ATGCTCGCGCCTCAAGGTCTTCCCGAAGCCACACTGACACGTGAGGACATGGGCTTCATCTCGAAGCTCGTCTACGAGCATGCCGGCATCGTCATCCGCGAACACAAGGAAGCGATGACGCGTGGCCGCCTCTCCCGGCGCGTCAAGGCGCTGGGAATGGGCTCGGTTGCGGAGTACTGCTCCTTCCTGAAGACGCCCGGCGCGCAGGACGAGATCCCCGAGCTGATCAACGCGGTTACCACCAATCACACCGCCTTCTTCCGTGAGCGGCATCATTTCGACCATCTGCGCCGCGATGTGCTGCCGCGGCTGGTTCAGGAACGCGGTGGCCGGCGCGGACGTATCCGGATCTGGTCCTCTGCCTGCTCCTCCGGCGAGGAGCCCTACAGCATCGCGGCTGTCTCGCGCGATGTCATCGGCTCACGCAGCGATCTCGATTTCCGCATTCTGGCGACTGATATCGACACCGACATCCTCAACCGGGCGGAAGCCGGCATCTATCCAGCGGAGCTGTTCGAGCGTCTGCCGGCTGATGTCAGGCCGCTGCTGCGCCTGGACGGGCAGGCAGCGCGAGGAGAGGCGCGGATCAGCGATGACCTGCGCCGGCTGATCGCCTTCAAGCGGCTCAATCTCATCGAAAACTGGCCGATGCGTGGCCCATTCGACGCGATCTTCTGCCGAAACGTCTTCATCTATTTCGATACCCGGACCAAGGCCACGATCCTCGACCGCTTCGTCGATCTGCTCGCGCCGGGAGGCTTCCTCTATCTCGGTCACTCCGAGTCGCTACCGCAACCTCACCCGCAGCTCAGGCTGATCGGCCGCACGATCTACGAGAGAACTCCATGA